GGCAGAATTTAATCCATCGGGATTTTGTGATTCCCTCCTCCGTAAggaagcgaaaaaaaaactaaattccGGACACTTCCCACTGCTCCGGCCGCAACATTTCACGAGACACTTCATGATTAAACTGCCCgctttcgggacgttcttcttaaGCTCGTGTAAGTCACGCACCGGCTTCgacaaaataaagaaaaacatcgATGATATGCAAAACGAAATTGGTAATTTCGCGCGTCGCTTGCTTAGTTTGTTAGAAAACTAACCGATAATTTGCTTGCGTcatgtgtgtgtgtcatcctctatccctcacccagctgcgAGTGTTGATCCAGTAGTACTAcaaataatttgatcatatctcatgctccgtaatggtacCTTATTGTTATgcagactagtactacaaaaaggattgacttctgaagaaagaatatttcttcagaatgtgtagggaatgggatgtactagttgttcataacaggtacagcaaagcttcacaaggacgcccttattcgtactagctactcagggaatagaaggtcgagaagagccaccgctgctaactaaagcgtgaactgGATACCTAGGActagtggtgcgaattctcaatctcagtgactgaaatttgttggatattgataacattccctcttcacactcatttcctagcagtgaaaactgaaaatggttagcagcaacaatcaaagataaagtaaacaaactacctctcttctcattgcacacgcagcccgcactAACAGTCTATTCGGTTCACTCGCTGCTGTatgaatgcgacggccctatataaatgcatgggtgaatactatcacttgaaagacaatgacaggaaatttgtgccgaatgatcatcagcttcagcccgttgttggcaaaccgagtttgctaagctactcctgctttgtcgttctgactgaaaggcaccgtcataggcaaagaggagcagagaaaaatacaaaacaaaagaatcacactcagcaggcattgttgataaattgcaccactgccgtgggactcccacaatatccgcggcaatatcagcaaacgatgccctgtacgtatttagtgtttaatttcaaatttttaaatttatatagcaacaaaagaaagaaaggaaagaaTTGACGATTGCTCACTAGTTTTAGTTTTGGACACGACTCAAGTAAGTATAGCTGTTAATAGAATCAATTATAATAATAAGAAAActataataatttaaaaataatttcaaaaaacaaataaaaatttaaaatttaaaaaacagattTGGACTAAAACGTTATAACATTATTTAGCATCAAGGCATGACGTCTTGAATAACTTGAAAAGCAAATAATGATAAAAATCACTAGGAAAAATTACTGAATTATTACGAACATGTACTCTTATCATCGAAATCTCATTAGCCATTGCGCAAACGCAGAGTCTGTAGCGAACGTCGACTTGAGTATCCGACCCATCCAGTAAAtgagttttgaagaaaaaggATCAATTGAGAACCAAAGATAAGACCAATGATACGATAGTTAAATGCAATAAATAGATAACAACAgagaatttaaaataatattgggATGATCTCACCAAATGGGAATCGAGTTCCAATGATTTAATACATCCTGCGAGAAAAATGACTCCAATCCATAGTACCAGCAACCCTGCTGGAAACCGGGGTAATATTGCTGAAGAAGATGCACCATCGTTTGGTTCAGAGGCAGCAGTATTGATGACTACGATTCATTCTTGCACACATTCACACCTTGCACACCTTGATCATCAGTCAGCAGCGCTTCATCAGATCCGTGCTGAATTGGGATGGCAGTAGCTTTctgtgtggaatttttgtagtgtAATGGATACACTGTTCcattagtggcggtaaaaattaattttggttcccatagtggtgctatccattgatatcttatgagactcgccactattggtacagttgcaccactataggtgcaagggagttaattttattaaggaaaattattgttttcaatagtttttcaagtgaaatcttaggataagttgcatttaacaggatatttgaaGCACGACACATCAACTGAaatcatcgtaaagtgtataattacgataaatctcattaaaaccccactacctccactattggtgctacctccactataagggtacggttaccctagatatattattttcttcataacacaatgaccgatcgttGTTATGcacaatagtgatcaactagggtttgaCCCCCGTCGTATTCCCGGCGAAAACTTGGTGCGAGAAAATCGGCTTAGAATTACTGATGAAAAATTGGCTTATGTTTTTCGGATTTTGTattcacacacacatacacacggacagacagacaatcgctcagttcgacgagctgagacgattggtatataataccaTGGGTCACCGAACCttgtataaaaagttcgattttagAGTGAAATAATAGCCTTCCGGTACAACTTAGTGGTACGAAAAAGACAAAACATATTTACAATGTACTACAATTTTGTAAGTGAGTAGTTGAGCGTGTTTCGTTTCAGGCACGGATCTGGATGTTTATTTCAGTTGGTGCGATCGGTAGAGTGCTCGTTTGCTCATATTTTCTATCTATTTTTTATCTattgatcgcgcgatcgtcggTATGCttagttctgctttgtgcgtgTGAGCAAATTACTTTGACATAATTTcgtacaaaataattatttggtcGTTTGCCAAGGCGACTTCCTACCGATTACCTTATCATATAACCAAATATCCttttcccgtggcgctcacggaggttaagaggattcctcggtctcttgtgaGCCTGTAAGGGCATTCCATCGGGACGAAAGAAATTTGTTCATCGTAAATCGCATACCATAGAAAGCGTTACATCTGATGCCATTCGATGTCTCATCGAACTTCCATAGTATTTTGAGAGTGAAGAATAAAACGAGTGACAGATATTCTTTTGGTGCTCCCGCATTTAATGTGGTTATGGTAAACCAAGTCATTTTCTATTACATGTTATGACCGTAATTGACAACaatataatttcaatatttcacaGATCCAAAAAGCGTAAAAACAGATAAACGTAAACAACAATGAGTCGTCTCACTTGAAGGTAATCTTCCCATAGGAATTAATGATGGAGCACGATAATTTCAATGCTGGTCATGTTGGCGATTTTCTGATTCAATTCGATTCAGTATTTGTTTAATTCAGAAGAAAAATCAAGTTGTGTGAACCACCCCATCTTGGAATATATTATAGTTAAGGAATATAATATAGTTATAGGAATATAATATAGTTAAAGCCTGAAGATCATCCTCCATAATGCATtcaaagtagttcttgttgttgtccaGGTACTCtacgtgttccaaatttggttaaagtCGATCCATGCATCCAGAAGTTATACTAAGCTGATCGTTTTCGAAAGGGTACCTTTCCCCTCCAAACTTCCACATAGGTGGTGGATGAAAAATATGTATTCCAAACTTGGCTGAAATTATTCAAGAGGAttagaagttacactaaattgtaCGTTTTCTAAATAGTACAACTCTTTCCGCGCGCCCTTCCACTTTTCCGAATCACCCTCACACCCTTGTTAAAATTAAATAGAGAACATGAGCTCCGAATATTTCCAAAGACTCATCGAAATAATAAACTCATTATCCAATTAACTATGGTTTCCCCTGAAGAATACTTTAACcctgtgtcgaaacgttggTTATATGTCTAATCTTATTTCAATCTTTAAAGACTGCGTAGTAAACTGGTTGAGATATCAATTAAAGTAAAGTATTAGTGGtggattaaaatatgtttttcattTGATATCAATCTCAGCTCGGATTAGCAGCAAGCAATCTTCTCTAGCCTCGAAAATAGCATCGTTCATCCCTACCTCTTCACTTGCTGGTACATATATTGGTAGGTGTGCTCTAAAACGATGGTCGTcgtgatttcaacattttttcacCATTgcccaaaattttttttttattgttccaTTTTTGGTAAAGGAGGATGGAATTAACAAAGTAAGTTGATTGTTAAACTATGTCAGAAAAAgataataatttaaattaaacaaaaaataaaactaaaatttttCAAGACTGTGCATAACATATTCGATATTTCACGTATTATGTAGTAAATTATGCACGCACCCGTGTGCCAAACTTTCAAATCGAACCACCACTTACTGTTCTGAATCCAGTACCGCACCATGCACAACTGACACCCGGCAGTGAACATTGTTGGTGACATCGGAAGTTGTACCGTCTTTATCGGCGAGACTCGGGACCGTGTACCGTGAGCCATGCTGATAACTGTTACGCGATACGCGATGAGTGAATCCCTCCGTGTTGCCGTTGCCGGATATAGTCCCAAGCGCTACACCAAAGTGCAACAAAACGAGTTGTGCTACTCTTGCTGGAGCAGTGCTTTCCAGTTGGGGGGAGATTTAGTTTTCCCATCTTGTGCTTATCGATGTTTGAAATCTCCTCCGTTTTATCACAGAAATCCATTAAGTTTAATGAAAATGTTTCTACGCTTTTGCACCGGAAATGAAACTTTAGTTTTGGCATTCAGTGGTAACGGATAAGCGAGGTGAGGGTTAGAGCTACGTGGAGCCTCATTCGGGAGAGATTCTTGATGGTATATCGTTAGGGATAAACTGAGACGTATGAATTGTTTGAAATAATCTTCAGCTAAAAACATCTAACAAAATTGTTTGtaattctagagtgctttgaaaataggtcgtatgtgcaaaagagagtctctctttggatctattctctttcgattattacgaaactatgcaaaagtttacttcgaatttcttggcagatatccaaagacaatagctttgtctatcatgctgaagtagaaatgtagcaaaacatgcaaaactagccgatatattagcgaaagagagcgagatcaaagagaatctctcttttgcacatacgacctattctcaaagcaatctagaattaTTCAACCCACTTAGGGACGCTTAAAACCACTACTGAATGATATTTTAACTTTAAATCCAAAGCAACAAACGATTAGTCCGCTATTCGATAAATACATATTATGGAAGCCTCGATGAGATTCACGAATTTTAGTGAGCGATCAACTCCAAATCTTGAAAATTCACTAAGTCGCTACTCGCGATCAGGACATTCTTAAGCAAAGTTGTAAAGTGAatcctaaattttcaaaataaaaaagtacATCTCCTAGCAAAACTAAAACCGAATCACTAATGTCCATAGAAACCCGTCATCACGTGTCACGTGAGGCCCCGATTCATCCAGGCACATTTTCTGTAAAGCATCGGATCCCAATGGGATCGCCTTTCACCCTCTTCCATGTTCTCGCACTGACTGGCTGTCTACGGAATCCGAAACCAGAGCACATCCCGTATCTGTATAGAATTTTAAAACCTGTACCTACAACTGGCAAATGACCGAAAATTGAAGTTGTTAACCGAACGTGATTGAAATTGACATGCACCGAAGGGAGGAAACCGCTGTCGAACGTGTCCGGTGTGCACCGATTCCAATATCGATCAGTGCTAAACTACATCAACACTGTTGTAGTGGTGGTACTATGCGATGGCCGTTCGGGGCCGGGGAGTGGATCCCAGTCCCGGACTTCCCTTGCCAAAGCGAGAATTTTGCGACGACGGGTCGAAATACAGAGGCGAGCTTTTCGAAAAAGGCCAGTAAAATGTAAACATCCATTGTATTGGAATGAAGCTCGGTCTAAGCACCTAAAACACTTAAACATGAACATAAAAAGATACAGTTTTTGTGATTCTGCAGCCGAATTCCAAAGGTTctctttccaaaaatttcttctcttCATACCGTATTCCGACCGAATTAATGAAGGGATAGAAAATGATAAGCATTTAATCTAGTGATGAAAATATGCAGGAACAGCAACATTGTTGTGATTTCTAACTGTCTGAAAATAACGAATGCTCTAGTTTTATTACCTCGAATatggcttagctttagcttagctttagcttagctttagcttagctttagcttagctttagcttagctttagcttagctttagcttagctttagcttagctttttagcttagctttagctagcttttagcttagctttttagcttagcttttagctccCACACCCCACCTGTTTAGCTGTTTAGCCAGCTCCACCCCACCCCAGCCCCACCACCCCACCCCCTGTTCCACCCCCACCTGTTCCcaccctgttcccaccccacccTGTCCCACCTGTTCCCCACCCCATGTTCCACCCACCCCCCCCTGTTCCCACCTGTTCCACCCCACCTGCCCACCTGTTCTGTTCCCACCCTGttccaccccacccaccccacctgTTCCCCACTGTTCCTGTTCCTGTTCACTGTTCCACCTGTTCCACTCCCCACCTGTTCTGTTCCACTCCCTGTCTGTTCCCACCTGTTCTGTTCCTGTTCCACTCCACCCCTGTCTGTTCCCACCCTGTTCCCCTGTTCCCAGCTCCCACCCCACCTGCCTGTTCCACCTCCTGTTCACTCCTGCCACCCCTGTTCAGCTCCCACCAGCCCTGTTCTGCCCCACCCCAGCCCAGCCTCAGCCTGTTCCACCCAGCCCCACTCCCACCTCCAGCCCCACCACCAGCCTCCCCAGCCCcaccctgttcccaccccagcCCCAGCCCACCCTGTTCCCACCCTGCCCCAGCCCCACCCACCCCAGCCCCCTGTTCCACCCTCCCAGCCCCCCAGCTCCCTGTTCCCACCCTGTTCCCACCAGCCTGTTCCAGCCCCACCCCACCCCTGTTCCACCCcaccctgttcccaccccacccCTGTTCCCCACCAGCCCTGTTccacctgttcccaccccacccTGTTCCAGCCCCACCCCACCCAGCCCCACCACCTGTTCCCACCTGTTCCCAGCTCCACCCCACCCTGTCTGTTCCTGTTCCACCCCTGTTcccacctgttcccaccccacTCCTCCCCACCTCCCTGTTCCACCTCCCACCCCACCCCAGCCCACCTGTTCTCACTCCCCACTCAGCTCCTGTTCAGCCCTGTTCCCCACTCCCAGCCCCAGCCTCAGCCCCAGCCCACTCCCAGCCCAGCCCCCACTCCCAGCCCACCCCTGTTCCCAGCTCCAGCCCAGCCTCACTTTAGCTCCCAGCTCACCACCTCAGCTCCCCTAGCCTAGCTTTAgctcttagcttagctttagctcttagctttagcttagctttagcttagctttagcttagctttagcttagctttagcttagctttagcttagctttagcttagctttagcttagctttagcttagctttagctaagCTAGTTTAGGCTTAGCTTTAGCTAAGCTAGTTtaggcttagcttagcttagctttagcttagctttagcttagctttagcttagctttagcttagctttagcttagctttagcttagctttagcttagctttagcggCCTCAGGCCACCAACACCCTGAATCTCAAACTCAAACACATGATTGctccatttttcgagcacttctagttgacctttttttttttcctcgtttgtcgggtgaagatcactgcgtccagattttaggactattgtgatatacccttttgctgtgaaatacgcaagttatctcagtaacatgtttgtcactgagataccgttttgactcgaagtccggacacctaagcactgctgaattttcagttcaatatttcaaacggaaattaGTACTTGACACTTAATGATAGCACATCCTGtcaagattaacttatcaaatttgctgtagtgtactgaaaatgacattttgtatgcacgaaatagcaaatataatcgaaaacattgaatatcgcttgcttcgaaatccggacacagtataagggttgcttcaaataccggacaattttgcttcgaatttccggacacttcgagttCGGCCTTTATTGATTCTCAAATAGCCAATTTAATCCGTTCAAAGCCATTTAGGatatagcattcatatttctcgattaatataaatccgtaaggtaaggtttctatacacatttgtatggaaatctggcatcccccggTTGTGTGTACTATCCAACGTTTCTGCTCCGAGTTTGTCCAGGACTACCAAAAAACACCATTTGAAACCAAGCGGGAGCAATTAACTGCAATATACAACATTgggaatctaataatttcatacAATCTCCCCCACCATCCCCTCCCCTTTCATTTTTCAAGGTAGAacgcttttttgacatttgacgtgtctgagggtaatgaaacattttcttcaaaactctCTCAAATTCAACGTGGATAAACTGCAACAGATCATGAGAATCATTagatgaccaaaattcttttttaatcaataataccagaaataaatatgataGGGGGAACTGtgccgatttccatctcactgaatatatccgagaaatgttgagtttttttatttgttacgtgtcgttcacaacgtgtttttttacaattctgttaaaaaaaactacttttacgaacttgtttttttttctacaaaaatgtgaatggttgaaaaaatacttttaaaaacAACCTTTCACAAGAAACTGAAAGCaagttttgctacttgtgtgcaattaataaagtgataccattaacaatatgtgtataagtaTATATCGATAAGTTGAGAAcaagcaatgttccttttgggGTGTAGCAACTCAAATCTAATGAAATAGTGACTATGCTTGCTCATtacgaatcatttgatttcaattaatttaactgataaacagttatttaacatcatttcatcatgtccggaaatcgaagcaattgtaaaaacttgcctcgaagtccggacatacagaaaatgtcataaaaattataaaactatgaattcccaagcaatttctctaattcatgacaaagagtgatatcatactatgttaattaattactaataccccttgcaaaggatagaatatagaaaatatgagcttagATTTTGTAATATTGAGACTTAAGCTGCATTCTAAGAAAAACGAAATCCaccgttgattatgacatgccttcaacttttacctctaattttcaagtttttaccacagatcatggattacttacatttgttaaaatggtttcaagtcTAAGAATCGTTCTCTGCACTGATAacccaagaaatacttgttAGGATGGCaaataaagtcaaataacatttgaagtgtccggctttcgaagcgtccggcttttcgaagcaaaacggtaccttggtatcgactgaactcaagaccatctattattgatgaatagagatcctgagttacaatATGTGACTCCCcgttctggcgagactagctttatgaagccaaccacgtccttgggggataagatccatatgtcagcaggccctaaaaagggcttgctgagaactttgaacctacgttgggtgagtgcactgcaatagcagaggatgtgttctgatgtttctctctcctcgtcacagaagcggcaatttgaggtttgattgctccgatcttttgtagatggtatctgcagggcagtgtccagttattagaccggtgtagatgttgagatccctttgttgagacctaatagttgttgggttttcttggggttaatcgttacgagccttttggattggctcgtatggggaagtgcattccagtttgatgtgatttgactgaccatatatttgttcagttccatttttacagagcagtctgagatcctgcagaagggctcagggccaatgaacctttcattagatccattcctggctagctcatcagcaatctcgtttccctctagacccgtatgtcctgggatccaatataggtagactcgattgcgtatggataagtttttcaaagccagaatgcattcccacactagctttgagttacaagtgtagttattaagcgacttatgttgcttggctgtcagagaaaatacatatttttgcaaatctatactttctcctcaggcataataacacgcattctaatattgcatatatttccgcctgaaatatgtgggccactgtcctaagtggacagaaatttttgttgtagggccatagattccggatcctgtcagattattcattttcgaactatctgtgaagaaatttatagagcctgttggaacgttgggtccacctccttcccactcctggcgggaaggaatgaacacatcgtaaggtaagtcataattgactaccgtttccatccagtcactacaaattcctattgcgggatttatggcaaattcatttaatatgctgaggtaaGGTAAGgtcgtaaggtctcccgacagcagtgtttttgttctctttaaccttagagcacttttttccgcttccagctttatgaattgatctaaccggggcaggtgaagcattgcgtctagggccaaagtgggtgtactacgaactgcaccagtgatggctatgcaagcggtgcgttggattttgttgagcttagcccttgcagcagcctcattagttttaggccaccagacaagggaagcgtaagttgtcctgggacggacaatggttttatatatccacatgatcatacttggttttaggccccatctttcaccaagggtttttgaacaaacccaaagtgtattgagacctttctgcacaactgattggagatgagagttccaattaagctttgcgtcgagtatgacacctagatattttacttcacttgaataaactaattgtgtttgattcaagaaaaggggtttcagttgtacctttctccgtttggtgaaagggataatggaagtttttgtaggatttatgcctagttgatacttttgacaccaggaaaaagtgtgatttagggcagattgcattatttccacgataacactttcgaatttgcctcgtacaataatgacaacgtcatcagcatccaaccacttcgaagcctcttctctctaagctgtctagaagctcatccaccaccagtgaccacaacaaaggagaaagcactccgccttgcggacacccccttgttgctttaacagtgatgtatgaaccgctaagctcagaggagattttccgattagctagcatagcatgtacccaggtaacaatgcatgggtcgaattttctcctcaacattgctgaccctatagacgaataagaagcgttatcgaatgcgccctcaatatcaagaaatgctacaagagcaatttcttttgcattaagtgtttttcgattttgaactaccgtatgtagtgccgagatcgtag
The nucleotide sequence above comes from Armigeres subalbatus isolate Guangzhou_Male chromosome 3, GZ_Asu_2, whole genome shotgun sequence. Encoded proteins:
- the LOC134222376 gene encoding uncharacterized protein LOC134222376, producing the protein MGCVYFSNTITLSGIRLQWPNVPDYAGQFRVQPICLALPGVPENVPHFMMNLCLASSTPPQPHHPTPCSTPTCSHPVPTPPCPTCSPPHVPPTPPCSHLFHPTCPPVLFPPCSTPPTPPVPHCSCSCSLFHLFHSPPVLFHSLSVPTCSVPVPLHPCLFPPCSPVPSSHPTCLFHLLFTPATPVQLPPALFCPTPAQPQPVPPSPTPTSSPTTSLPSPTLFPPQPQPTLFPPCPSPTHPSPLFHPPSPPAPCSHPVPTSLFQPHPTPVPPHPVPTPPLFPTSPVPPVPTPPCSSPTPPSPTTCSHLFPAPPHPVCSCSTPVPTCSHPTPPHLPVPPPTPPQPTCSHSPLSSCSALFPTPSPSLSPSPLPAQPPLPAHPCSQLQPSLTLAPSSPPQLP